From a region of the Mercurialis annua linkage group LG1-X, ddMerAnnu1.2, whole genome shotgun sequence genome:
- the LOC126665589 gene encoding uncharacterized protein LOC126665589, which produces MMEEAMESSINGGLGVGGFTQLQSCVGGGDSSEEELSVLPRHTKVVVTGNNRTKSVLVGLQGVVKKAVGLGGWHWLVLTNGIEVKLQRNALSVIEAPTGNEDDDDLEFDNVQWNVSDLASDDTQKSHRSKHRTHKSTGSSYKTVSRSLSCDSHSKGSVFTPRGGTTKIDLSRLEMAALWRYWKHFNLVDNIPTNPSKEQLVNVVQRHFMSQQMDELQVIVGFVQAAKRLKTVCN; this is translated from the exons atgATGGAGGAAGCAATGGAGAGTTCAATCAACGGAGGATTAGGTGTAGGAGGTTTCACACAGTTACAGAGCTGTGTTGGTGGGGGTGACAGTAGTGAAGAAGAGCTATCCGTATTGCCTCGTCATACAAAAGTTGTAGTGACTGGTAATAACAGAACTAAGTCTGTTCTTGTTGGTCTTCAAGGTGTTGTCAAGAAAGCTGTTGGTCTTGGCGGTTGGCATTGGCTG GTTCTTACTAACGGCATAGAAGTAAAGCTACAGAGGAATGCTCTTAGTGTGATTGAGGCTCCCACTGGGAACGAGGATGATGACGATTTGGAATTCGATAATGTGCAGTGGAATGTATCTGATTTGG CATCCGATGACACCCAAAAGTCCCATAGATCAAAGCATCGGACGCATAAATCAACAGGATCATCTTACAAGACTGTGAGTAGGTCACTCTCTTGTGACTCTCATTCTAAGGGTTCTGTTTTTACGCCTCGTGGTGGAACTACG AAGATAGACCTCAGCAGATTGGAGATGGCTGCCTTGTGGAGATACTGGAAGCACTTCAATCTT GTTGATAATATCCCGACTAACCCATCCAAAGAACAACTAGTAAATGTTGTTCAGCGGCATTTTATGTCTCAG CAAATGGATGAGTTGCAGGTGATCGTCGGATTTGTTCAAGCTGCAAAAAGATTGAAGACGGTCTGCAACTGA